The Neobacillus sp. OS1-2 genome includes a window with the following:
- a CDS encoding 3'-5' exonuclease, producing the protein MAITIPETIRTSATAGERLFFRTLKNYLPDDYIVYYEPEIQGRKPDFVIIGPDLGMVVLEVKDYTRNTLLQINHDEWHIVATNGEQAIIPSPMNQARDYMFKIADVLKKDKNLILADGKYKLKLKFPYGHGVVFTRLYTKDFIKDGLYTVIEPNLSLARDEIDPENEGFSEEILMEKVMNMFVVPYRLKEPLTIEDINAIRYHLFPEVRISAEFKAPVPYQDQLLLSLHDIKTMDLHQENLAKQIGDKNRLIRGVAGSGKTIILASRAKMLSKQNPNWKILILCYNISLANAIKQMIHHMLNEPEDLFDFDPTVKAVQSQNIMVRNFHAWLKNDLKIREQNLSVIIDKIERKETILPSYDAILIDEGQDFDADWLRLVSHLLNTDTQSLLLVEDRAQTIYRRKRSYLQDTGLSFQGRSKVLSINYRNTQQIVKFAWDFYREHSMFKNKVINRELEGEIIAPQSTKRKGPEPGIIKAANFFDEIRMVARQMKKLHEERKVPYEEMLILYRVKKTHKYPIIDIIQRSLQEADLPYYWITENDVSKRSFKKDDGKIKISTIDSSKGLDFQAVFIVNVDSMPFPLEDDREREVSLLYIGMTRAKEYLCLSYSGESEFTQYLEQILQKRNQKKNGIEKIN; encoded by the coding sequence ATGGCAATTACAATTCCAGAGACAATACGAACATCTGCGACTGCTGGCGAGCGGTTATTTTTCCGAACTCTAAAAAACTATTTGCCAGATGATTATATTGTCTATTATGAACCGGAAATCCAAGGGAGGAAACCTGATTTTGTCATCATAGGTCCTGATCTTGGCATGGTTGTTTTGGAAGTGAAGGATTATACACGAAATACACTATTGCAAATCAATCATGATGAGTGGCATATAGTGGCAACAAATGGCGAACAAGCCATTATCCCAAGCCCCATGAATCAGGCAAGGGACTACATGTTTAAAATCGCTGATGTACTGAAAAAGGATAAAAACCTAATTCTGGCAGATGGGAAATATAAATTGAAATTAAAGTTCCCGTATGGACATGGAGTAGTTTTTACCAGATTGTATACCAAGGATTTTATTAAAGATGGACTTTATACGGTCATAGAACCCAATTTGTCCCTAGCAAGAGATGAAATTGACCCTGAAAATGAAGGTTTTTCGGAAGAAATCTTGATGGAAAAAGTGATGAATATGTTTGTTGTACCTTACCGTTTAAAGGAGCCGCTTACCATCGAGGATATCAATGCCATCCGCTATCATTTGTTCCCTGAAGTCCGGATTAGTGCTGAATTTAAGGCGCCGGTACCGTATCAGGATCAACTGCTCTTATCACTACATGATATTAAGACGATGGACCTTCATCAGGAGAATTTAGCGAAACAAATTGGCGACAAGAATCGCTTGATACGCGGGGTTGCCGGGAGTGGGAAGACGATCATATTGGCCAGCCGGGCGAAGATGTTGTCGAAACAAAATCCTAATTGGAAAATTTTAATCCTTTGCTATAATATATCTTTGGCCAACGCCATTAAGCAAATGATCCATCATATGTTGAATGAACCAGAGGATTTATTTGATTTTGATCCTACTGTTAAGGCGGTTCAAAGCCAAAATATTATGGTAAGGAATTTTCATGCATGGCTAAAAAATGATTTGAAAATTCGGGAGCAAAACCTTTCAGTCATTATCGATAAAATCGAGAGAAAGGAAACCATTCTCCCTTCCTATGACGCCATTTTGATCGATGAGGGACAGGATTTTGATGCAGATTGGCTACGACTTGTTAGTCATCTGCTGAATACAGATACACAGTCGCTTTTATTGGTAGAAGATCGTGCGCAGACCATTTATCGTCGGAAACGATCGTATTTGCAGGATACGGGTTTAAGTTTCCAAGGCAGATCTAAGGTATTGTCCATTAACTATCGGAACACGCAACAAATTGTAAAGTTTGCCTGGGATTTTTACCGCGAGCATTCGATGTTTAAAAATAAGGTGATCAATCGTGAGCTCGAAGGTGAAATTATTGCTCCACAAAGCACGAAACGAAAAGGGCCTGAACCGGGGATCATAAAGGCTGCCAATTTCTTTGATGAAATAAGAATGGTTGCCAGGCAAATGAAAAAGTTGCATGAAGAACGGAAAGTACCTTATGAAGAGATGTTAATTTTATATCGTGTTAAAAAGACGCATAAATATCCCATCATTGATATCATTCAAAGGTCATTGCAGGAAGCGGACTTACCATATTATTGGATCACTGAAAATGATGTGTCCAAGCGGTCCTTTAAAAAGGATGATGGCAAAATAAAAATCAGTACCATCGATAGCAGCAAAGGGTTGGATTTTCAGGCAGTGTTTATCGTAAATGTTGATTCGATGCCATTTCCACTTGAAGACGATAGGGAGAGGGAAGTTTCCTTATTATATATCGGGATGACGAGGGCAAAGGAATATCTCTGCTTGTCGTACTCAGGCGAATCGGAATTTACACAGTATTTAGAACAGATCTTGCAAAAAAGGAATCAGAAAAAGAATGGGATTGAGAAAATCAATTAA
- a CDS encoding ABC transporter ATP-binding protein, producing the protein MEILLKGILGKLFKGNETSPQPAVQSISQAEVEALVEAKIKEHAATLENTRNDLHEKQPSAVEEEYRLSSKQVEYALSLIDKIKSEFDLAIDPSNLTIKDLNRLIAYNRYKNKGTLVNLVKKGVLRKR; encoded by the coding sequence GTGGAAATATTGTTAAAAGGAATCCTTGGAAAATTATTTAAAGGGAATGAAACCTCACCACAACCTGCGGTCCAATCCATTAGCCAAGCCGAGGTAGAAGCATTAGTAGAGGCGAAAATTAAGGAGCATGCTGCAACACTTGAAAATACCAGAAATGATTTACACGAGAAACAACCTTCTGCAGTTGAAGAAGAATACAGACTAAGTTCGAAACAAGTCGAATACGCGCTTTCTTTAATTGACAAGATCAAGAGTGAATTCGATTTGGCCATTGATCCGTCCAATTTAACTATTAAAGATTTAAATAGATTGATTGCCTATAATCGTTATAAAAATAAAGGGACACTTGTGAATCTTGTAAAAAAAGGTGTATTAAGAAAAAGGTGA
- a CDS encoding electron transfer flavoprotein subunit beta/FixA family protein, giving the protein MFHIVACIKQVPDTKIIKMNPKTNTMDRRTAPAILNPYDAHAVEEAVRLKQRYGGTVSVVTMGPPPAVSAIKKCIEIGADEGYLITDRRFAGADTLATSYAVTKAIEKIAKTRPVDLIICGKMSIDGDTGQVGPGIARRLDIPPLTSVNKVVEINLEERYAVVHRKLEDGYEVVQSTLPCLFSVEKTINDVPYSPMPNMLKAARYKPHIWSVDDLEDVDIKQLGLKGSPTIVSKVWAPQKLAGGTFLEGNPAAQVEQLLQILLEKKELFESKEGM; this is encoded by the coding sequence ATGTTTCATATTGTAGCCTGTATCAAGCAAGTGCCTGACACTAAAATTATTAAGATGAATCCAAAAACGAACACGATGGATCGGAGGACAGCACCTGCGATTTTGAATCCGTATGATGCTCATGCAGTTGAAGAGGCAGTCCGTTTAAAACAACGATATGGTGGGACTGTATCGGTTGTCACGATGGGTCCACCTCCAGCGGTGTCCGCTATAAAGAAATGTATTGAAATAGGCGCGGATGAAGGGTATTTAATTACGGATCGCCGGTTTGCGGGTGCCGATACATTGGCAACGAGCTATGCTGTGACAAAGGCGATTGAAAAAATTGCAAAAACCAGACCCGTCGATTTGATCATTTGCGGAAAAATGTCCATTGATGGAGATACCGGGCAAGTCGGACCCGGAATAGCTAGAAGGCTCGATATACCACCACTCACTTCAGTAAACAAAGTCGTGGAAATCAATCTAGAAGAAAGATATGCCGTTGTCCATCGCAAGCTAGAGGATGGATATGAAGTCGTCCAATCCACCTTGCCGTGTTTATTTTCCGTTGAAAAAACTATTAATGACGTACCATATTCCCCGATGCCGAACATGCTTAAAGCTGCCAGATACAAACCACATATTTGGTCTGTTGATGACCTTGAAGATGTAGATATTAAGCAGCTTGGTTTAAAGGGATCCCCAACCATTGTTTCTAAAGTATGGGCTCCGCAAAAACTAGCAGGGGGAACATTCCTTGAAGGCAACCCAGCAGCACAAGTAGAGCAATTGCTTCAGATCCTGCTTGAAAAGAAGGAGCTGTTTGAAAGTAAGGAGGGAATGTAA